One Paracidovorax avenae ATCC 19860 genomic region harbors:
- a CDS encoding oxidative damage protection protein — MPRTVQCIKLGKEAEGLDFPPYPGDLGKRIFENVSKEAWAGWLKHQTMLVNENRLNLADARARQYLARQMEQHFFGGGADAAAGYVPPSA, encoded by the coding sequence ATGCCCCGTACCGTCCAGTGCATCAAGCTCGGCAAGGAAGCCGAAGGACTCGACTTCCCTCCCTACCCGGGCGACCTGGGCAAGCGCATCTTCGAGAACGTGAGCAAGGAAGCCTGGGCCGGCTGGCTCAAGCACCAGACCATGCTCGTGAACGAGAACCGCCTGAACCTCGCCGATGCGCGCGCGCGCCAGTACCTCGCGCGCCAGATGGAGCAGCACTTCTTCGGCGGCGGCGCGGATGCCGCTGCGGGCTACGTGCCGCCCAGCGCCTGA
- a CDS encoding sulfate ABC transporter substrate-binding protein produces MNLRRHFIKFPAAAALASLAVLSVPAIAQQPVQLLNVSYDPTRELYVDYNQAFAKYWKGKTGQDVQVKQSHGGSGKQARSIIDGIDADVATLALGGDIDALVKNGGLVKPDWQKRLPHNSAPYTSTIVFLVKKGNPKGIKDWDDLVKPGVQVITPNPKTSGGARWNYLAAWEYAKRKYGGDAQAKEFVGKLYRNVPVLDTGARGSTITFVQRGVGDVLLAWENEAFLALKEFGAEKFQIVAPSLSILAEPSVAVVDKVVDKKGTRAVAEEYLKYLYSDEAQDIAGKHFYRPTGEKAKAKYDAQFPKLTLVTIDEAFGGWGKADKDHFADGASFDQIYTKK; encoded by the coding sequence ATGAACCTTCGCCGCCACTTTATCAAGTTTCCCGCCGCAGCCGCCCTGGCCTCGCTCGCCGTGCTGTCCGTGCCGGCCATCGCCCAGCAGCCGGTGCAGTTGCTCAACGTGTCGTACGACCCCACGCGGGAACTGTATGTGGACTACAACCAGGCGTTCGCGAAGTACTGGAAGGGCAAGACCGGGCAGGATGTGCAGGTCAAGCAGTCCCATGGCGGCTCGGGCAAGCAGGCCCGCTCGATCATCGACGGCATCGATGCCGACGTGGCCACGCTGGCCCTGGGCGGCGACATCGATGCGCTGGTGAAGAACGGCGGCCTGGTCAAGCCGGACTGGCAGAAGCGCCTGCCGCACAACTCCGCCCCGTACACCTCCACGATCGTGTTCCTCGTGAAGAAGGGCAACCCCAAGGGCATCAAGGACTGGGACGATCTCGTCAAGCCCGGTGTGCAGGTGATCACGCCCAACCCCAAGACCTCCGGCGGCGCGCGCTGGAACTACCTGGCCGCCTGGGAATACGCCAAGCGCAAGTACGGCGGCGACGCGCAGGCGAAGGAATTCGTCGGCAAGCTCTACAGGAACGTGCCGGTGCTCGATACCGGCGCGCGCGGCTCCACCATCACCTTCGTGCAGCGCGGCGTGGGCGACGTGCTCCTGGCCTGGGAGAACGAAGCCTTCCTGGCGCTGAAGGAATTCGGTGCGGAGAAGTTCCAGATCGTCGCCCCCTCGCTCTCCATCCTGGCCGAGCCGAGCGTCGCCGTGGTGGACAAGGTCGTGGACAAGAAGGGCACGCGCGCCGTGGCCGAGGAATACCTGAAGTACCTGTATTCGGACGAAGCCCAGGACATCGCCGGCAAGCACTTCTACCGGCCGACCGGCGAGAAGGCCAAGGCCAAATACGACGCGCAGTTCCCCAAGCTCACGCTGGTCACCATCGACGAGGCGTTCGGCGGCTGGGGCAAGGCCGACAAGGACCACTTCGCCGACGGCGCGAGCTTCGACCAGATCTACACGAAGAAGTGA
- the ssuE gene encoding NADPH-dependent FMN reductase produces MSVLLIAGSPSERSRSAALLDATSLRLSVRGTAIHRLHIRDLSPQALLLADTGHRSIAHAVEQVADARALVVATPVYKAAYSGVLKVFLDLLPQEALKGKAVLPLATGGSPHHMLALDYALRPVLQSLGARHILPGVYATDAQVSLTPEGAHTLAPDISRRLDEALDLLVTEALRPPVQAARFPPIPFEQVRCSV; encoded by the coding sequence ATGTCCGTCCTCCTGATCGCCGGAAGCCCCTCGGAGCGTTCGCGCTCCGCCGCGCTGCTCGATGCCACCTCCCTGCGGCTGTCGGTGCGCGGCACGGCGATCCACCGGCTGCACATCCGCGACCTGTCCCCCCAGGCGCTGCTGCTGGCCGACACGGGCCACCGGTCCATCGCGCATGCGGTGGAACAGGTGGCCGACGCCCGGGCCCTGGTCGTGGCGACGCCGGTGTACAAGGCGGCCTACAGCGGCGTGTTGAAGGTGTTCCTCGACCTGCTGCCGCAGGAGGCGCTCAAGGGCAAGGCGGTGCTGCCACTGGCCACCGGCGGCAGCCCGCACCACATGCTGGCGCTCGACTACGCCCTGCGGCCCGTGCTGCAGTCGCTCGGTGCCCGGCACATCCTGCCCGGCGTCTATGCCACGGATGCCCAGGTCAGCCTGACGCCGGAGGGCGCCCACACCCTGGCGCCCGACATTTCCCGCCGGCTGGACGAAGCGCTGGACCTGCTGGTGACCGAGGCGCTGCGCCCGCCGGTGCAGGCGGCGCGCTTCCCGCCGATCCCGTTCGAGCAGGTGCGATGTAGCGTCTGA
- a CDS encoding sulfonate ABC transporter substrate-binding protein, with product MVPLFESPARTAPFTSRRRWLAAGAGAAALAALPGWAQPAGAPRTLRVGHQKGWLSLLKARGTLEKRLAPLGVKVTWTEFNAGPVQLEALNVGSIDFGDVGEAPPIFAQAAGAPLVYAGATVPRPALEAVVVPKGSAIRSVADLKGKRVAYNKGSNVHYFLAKLLEKNGLQYRDVQSVFLAPPDARAAFERGAVDAWVIWDPFLAAAQKALDARILADATGVVNNRAFYFTSRDFASRNADVLRIAIEEVDGIDQWVAGHKAEAATELSQVLGLDRAVTELFVSRVGYGTRAVTREILAEQQAIADTFFALKLIPKKLDVLQAAPVELL from the coding sequence ATGGTCCCGCTGTTCGAATCCCCCGCGCGCACCGCGCCGTTCACCTCCCGCCGCCGCTGGCTGGCCGCCGGCGCGGGCGCTGCCGCCCTGGCCGCGCTGCCGGGCTGGGCGCAGCCTGCCGGCGCCCCACGCACGCTGCGCGTGGGCCACCAGAAGGGATGGCTCTCGCTGCTGAAGGCGCGCGGCACCCTGGAAAAGCGCCTCGCTCCCCTGGGCGTGAAGGTGACCTGGACGGAGTTCAACGCCGGCCCGGTGCAACTGGAGGCACTGAACGTCGGCTCCATCGATTTCGGCGATGTGGGCGAGGCCCCGCCGATCTTCGCCCAGGCCGCGGGCGCGCCGCTCGTGTATGCGGGGGCGACGGTGCCGCGCCCGGCGCTGGAGGCGGTGGTGGTGCCCAAAGGCTCGGCCATCCGCAGCGTGGCCGACCTCAAGGGCAAGCGCGTGGCCTACAACAAGGGCTCCAACGTGCATTACTTCCTCGCAAAACTGCTGGAGAAGAACGGCCTGCAGTACCGCGACGTGCAGTCCGTCTTCCTGGCGCCGCCGGACGCGCGCGCCGCGTTCGAGCGCGGCGCGGTGGATGCCTGGGTGATCTGGGACCCGTTCCTCGCGGCGGCCCAGAAGGCGCTGGACGCCCGCATCCTGGCCGACGCCACGGGCGTGGTGAACAACCGGGCCTTCTATTTCACCTCGCGCGACTTCGCCAGCCGCAATGCGGACGTGCTGCGCATCGCGATCGAGGAAGTGGACGGTATCGACCAATGGGTCGCGGGCCACAAGGCCGAGGCCGCCACGGAACTGTCCCAGGTGCTGGGCCTCGACCGCGCAGTGACGGAACTCTTCGTCAGCCGCGTGGGCTACGGCACGCGGGCCGTGACCCGCGAGATCCTGGCCGAGCAGCAGGCCATCGCGGACACCTTCTTCGCCCTCAAGCTGATACCGAAGAAGCTCGACGTGCTGCAGGCCGCGCCGGTGGAACTGCTGTAG
- the ssuD gene encoding FMNH2-dependent alkanesulfonate monooxygenase, whose amino-acid sequence MHVFWFIPTHGDSRYLGTSEGARAVNYDYLRQVATAADTLGYEGVLIPTGRSCEDPWVVASALAPVTQRLKFLVAVRPGLHQPALAARMAATFDRLSGGRLLINLVTGGDRTELEGDGVFLDHAQRYAQSEEFIRIWREILSRSHEGGTFDYEGEHLSVKGAKLLYPPVQKPYPPVYFGGSSEAAHDLAAEQVDTYLTWGEPPAAVAQKVADVRARAAKRGRTVRFGIRLHVIVRETDAAAWAAAEELISRVQDETVAQAQAVFSRMDSEGQRRMAALHAGGTRRSRADLEISPNLWAGVGLVRGGAGTALVGDPQTVAARMQEYADLGIDTFVLSGYPHLEEAYRFAELVFPLLPAEVRERIGGGGRAAGPLTGPFGEIVGNQYVPRAAQS is encoded by the coding sequence ATGCACGTGTTCTGGTTCATTCCCACCCACGGCGACAGCCGCTACCTCGGGACGTCCGAAGGGGCCCGCGCCGTCAACTACGACTACCTGCGCCAGGTGGCCACGGCGGCAGACACCCTGGGCTACGAAGGGGTGCTGATCCCCACGGGCCGCTCTTGCGAAGACCCCTGGGTGGTCGCCTCGGCACTCGCGCCGGTGACACAGCGCCTGAAGTTCCTCGTGGCGGTGCGCCCGGGCCTGCACCAGCCGGCCCTGGCCGCGCGCATGGCCGCGACCTTCGACCGCCTGTCGGGCGGGCGCCTGCTCATCAACCTCGTGACGGGGGGCGACCGCACCGAGCTGGAAGGCGACGGCGTCTTCCTGGACCACGCCCAGCGCTATGCGCAGTCGGAGGAGTTCATCCGCATCTGGCGCGAGATCCTGTCGCGCAGCCACGAGGGCGGGACATTCGACTACGAGGGAGAGCACCTGTCGGTGAAGGGCGCCAAGCTGCTCTACCCGCCGGTGCAGAAGCCCTATCCGCCGGTGTACTTCGGTGGCTCGTCGGAGGCCGCGCACGACCTTGCTGCGGAGCAGGTCGATACCTATCTCACCTGGGGCGAGCCGCCGGCCGCGGTGGCGCAGAAGGTGGCCGACGTGCGCGCCCGCGCAGCGAAGCGGGGGCGCACGGTGCGCTTCGGCATCCGGCTGCACGTGATCGTGCGCGAGACCGATGCGGCCGCGTGGGCCGCGGCGGAGGAGCTCATCAGCCGCGTGCAGGACGAGACGGTGGCCCAGGCGCAGGCAGTGTTCTCGCGCATGGATTCCGAAGGGCAGCGCCGCATGGCCGCGCTGCACGCCGGAGGCACCCGCCGCTCCCGCGCGGACCTGGAGATCAGCCCCAACCTCTGGGCCGGCGTGGGCCTGGTGCGCGGGGGCGCGGGCACGGCGCTGGTGGGCGATCCGCAGACCGTGGCCGCGCGCATGCAGGAATACGCGGACCTGGGCATCGACACCTTCGTGTTGTCCGGCTACCCGCACCTGGAAGAGGCCTATCGCTTCGCGGAACTCGTGTTCCCGCTGCTGCCGGCCGAGGTGCGCGAGCGCATCGGCGGCGGCGGCCGCGCGGCGGGCCCCCTGACCGGCCCCTTCGGCGAAATCGTGGGCAACCAGTACGTGCCGCGCGCGGCGCAAAGCTGA
- a CDS encoding VOC family protein, producing MAIHSINHVQLPFPAGEEGAMRAFYAGLLGLAEVRYPAENALHFAAGPQRIALVPTTRWQPAPAAAHLAFEVDNLPELRGRLLQAELPLVENRALPGYLRFYVKDPAGNQLEFLEPDAEAGALA from the coding sequence ATGGCCATCCATTCCATCAACCACGTGCAACTGCCGTTTCCCGCGGGCGAGGAGGGCGCCATGCGCGCCTTCTATGCCGGCCTGCTCGGCTTGGCCGAGGTGCGGTATCCGGCCGAAAACGCCCTGCATTTCGCGGCCGGGCCCCAGCGCATCGCCCTGGTGCCGACCACGCGCTGGCAACCGGCGCCCGCGGCGGCGCACCTGGCGTTCGAAGTGGACAACCTGCCCGAACTCCGCGGGCGCCTGCTGCAGGCCGAGCTTCCCCTCGTGGAAAACCGGGCGCTTCCGGGCTACCTGCGCTTCTACGTGAAGGACCCTGCGGGCAACCAGCTCGAGTTCCTGGAGCCCGACGCGGAAGCGGGAGCGCTCGCATGA
- the ssuC gene encoding aliphatic sulfonate ABC transporter permease SsuC, producing the protein MTGPAVSPAVRELQVSAATDTPEEPGTGVPAPVRQWAAAVGQRLLPWLVPVALIAAWQVAAAQGWLSSRVLPAPSDVLKAAWQLGESGELWTHVKVSAGRALAGLAIGGGLGLLLGLLTGSLRWAETLLDSTVQMVRNIPALALIPLVILWFGIDESAKVFLIAVSVFFPIYLNTFHGIRNVDPGLIEMGRTYGLSRWQLYREVILPGAMSSILVGLRFSLGLMWVILIVAETISAQAGIGYLTMNAREFLQTDVVLVGILLYALLGKLADVFARGLEHWWLRWHPGYQAKA; encoded by the coding sequence ATGACGGGCCCCGCTGTCTCCCCCGCGGTGCGCGAGCTGCAGGTGTCTGCCGCCACCGACACCCCCGAGGAGCCCGGCACGGGCGTGCCCGCGCCCGTGCGGCAATGGGCCGCCGCCGTGGGGCAGCGCCTGCTGCCCTGGTTGGTGCCCGTGGCACTGATCGCGGCCTGGCAGGTGGCGGCTGCCCAGGGATGGCTGTCCAGCCGGGTGCTGCCGGCGCCATCCGACGTGCTCAAGGCCGCCTGGCAGCTCGGTGAATCGGGCGAGCTGTGGACCCACGTGAAGGTGAGCGCGGGCCGCGCGCTGGCGGGGCTGGCGATCGGCGGCGGCCTGGGCCTGCTGCTGGGGCTGCTCACCGGCTCGCTGCGCTGGGCGGAAACGCTGCTGGATTCCACCGTGCAGATGGTGCGCAACATCCCTGCGCTGGCACTCATTCCGCTGGTGATCCTGTGGTTCGGCATCGACGAATCGGCCAAGGTCTTCCTGATCGCGGTCTCGGTGTTCTTCCCGATCTACCTCAACACCTTCCATGGCATCCGCAATGTCGATCCGGGCCTGATCGAGATGGGCCGCACCTACGGGCTGTCGCGCTGGCAGCTCTACCGCGAGGTGATCCTGCCCGGCGCGATGTCCTCCATCCTCGTGGGCCTGCGCTTTTCGCTGGGGCTCATGTGGGTGATCCTGATCGTGGCGGAAACCATCTCCGCGCAGGCCGGCATCGGCTACCTGACGATGAACGCGCGCGAGTTCCTGCAGACCGACGTAGTGCTCGTGGGCATCCTGCTCTACGCGCTGCTGGGCAAGCTGGCGGACGTGTTCGCGCGCGGCCTGGAGCACTGGTGGCTGCGGTGGCATCCCGGCTACCAGGCCAAGGCATGA
- a CDS encoding ATP-binding cassette domain-containing protein gives MSAPHTASSPAPGLRLQARRLTKRYGARDVLREAQLTIEPGEFVAIVGRSGCGKSTLLRLVAGLEAASAGTLEIDGRPVDGLHGDTRIMFQEARLLPWRRVLDNVTLGLPEGSQERGREVLGQVGLADRAGEWPARLSGGQRQRVALARALVHQPRLLLLDEPLGALDALTRIEMQRLIEGLWLRHRFTALLVTHDVQEAVALADRVVLIEDGRIALDERIPLARPRSHGDAAFAALEKRILDRVLQKPAAEPSDGDGAWPGVPAHGLRWAI, from the coding sequence ATGTCCGCCCCACACACGGCTTCCTCTCCCGCGCCCGGCCTGCGCCTGCAGGCGCGCCGGCTGACCAAGCGCTACGGCGCGCGCGACGTGCTGCGCGAGGCGCAGCTCACGATCGAGCCCGGCGAGTTCGTCGCCATCGTCGGCCGCAGCGGCTGCGGCAAGAGCACGCTGCTGCGGCTGGTCGCCGGCCTGGAGGCCGCCAGCGCCGGAACGCTGGAGATCGACGGCAGGCCCGTCGATGGACTGCACGGCGACACCCGCATCATGTTCCAGGAAGCGCGCCTGCTGCCGTGGCGGCGCGTGCTGGACAACGTCACCCTGGGCCTGCCCGAAGGCTCGCAGGAGCGCGGCCGCGAGGTGCTCGGCCAGGTGGGCCTGGCGGACCGCGCCGGGGAGTGGCCCGCGCGCCTGTCCGGCGGCCAGCGCCAGCGCGTGGCCCTGGCCCGGGCCCTGGTCCACCAGCCGCGCCTGCTGCTGCTGGACGAGCCCCTGGGCGCGCTGGACGCGCTCACCCGCATCGAGATGCAGCGCCTCATCGAAGGGCTGTGGCTGCGGCACCGCTTCACCGCGCTGCTGGTCACGCACGACGTGCAGGAGGCCGTGGCCCTGGCCGACCGCGTGGTGCTCATCGAGGACGGCCGCATCGCCCTGGACGAGCGCATCCCGCTCGCGCGGCCCCGGTCGCACGGCGACGCGGCGTTCGCGGCCCTCGAGAAACGCATCCTCGACCGCGTGCTGCAAAAGCCCGCGGCCGAGCCTTCCGACGGCGACGGTGCATGGCCGGGCGTTCCGGCGCATGGCCTGCGCTGGGCGATCTGA
- a CDS encoding TOBE domain-containing protein has product MSIQAINVRNQFKGKVREIIRGDVVSEVDVETPWGIVTSVITTRSVDDLGLQVGSDVVALVKSTEVSIAKL; this is encoded by the coding sequence ATGTCCATCCAGGCCATCAATGTGCGCAACCAGTTCAAGGGCAAGGTCCGCGAGATCATTCGCGGCGACGTCGTCTCGGAAGTCGACGTCGAGACGCCCTGGGGCATCGTCACCTCCGTCATCACCACCCGCTCGGTGGACGACCTCGGGCTGCAGGTCGGCTCCGACGTGGTGGCGCTGGTGAAATCGACCGAAGTGTCCATCGCCAAGCTCTGA
- a CDS encoding CysB family HTH-type transcriptional regulator has product MNFQQLRSVREAVRTGFNLTDVARILHTSQPGVSRQIRELEEELGLEIFVRAGKRLTGLTPPGSTLLPIVERLLLEAENLQRAGHDFRASGEGRLSIAATHSQARYALPQVVRDFRALFPQVTLHLHQGSPRQVAEMLLSGEADIGVATEALAGYGELVTLPCYRWSHSIVVPPGHPLLDLPEPPTLRQLARFPIITYELGYTGRAHIDEAFAREGLQPDVVLTAMDADVIKTYVELDMGVGIVASIALDPERDRHLRMIDARHLFEVNLTRLGLRRGSWLRGYAYRFIEAFVPTLTREAVDEALCAER; this is encoded by the coding sequence ATGAATTTCCAGCAACTGCGTTCCGTGCGCGAGGCCGTTCGCACGGGTTTCAACCTCACCGACGTGGCCCGCATCCTCCACACCTCCCAGCCCGGCGTGAGCCGGCAGATCCGCGAGCTGGAGGAGGAGCTGGGCCTGGAGATCTTCGTGCGCGCGGGCAAGCGCCTCACGGGGCTGACCCCGCCGGGATCCACCTTGCTGCCCATTGTCGAGCGGCTGCTGCTGGAGGCGGAAAACCTGCAGCGCGCCGGCCACGACTTTCGCGCCAGCGGGGAAGGGCGCCTGTCCATCGCAGCCACGCACTCGCAGGCACGCTATGCCCTGCCGCAGGTGGTGCGCGATTTCCGGGCACTGTTTCCGCAGGTCACCCTGCACCTGCACCAGGGCTCTCCACGGCAGGTGGCCGAAATGCTGCTCTCGGGCGAGGCCGACATCGGTGTCGCCACGGAGGCGCTCGCGGGCTATGGTGAGCTGGTCACGCTGCCGTGCTACCGCTGGTCCCACAGCATCGTGGTGCCGCCGGGGCATCCCTTGCTCGACCTGCCCGAGCCGCCCACCCTGCGGCAGCTGGCGCGCTTTCCCATCATCACCTATGAATTGGGCTACACGGGTCGCGCCCACATCGACGAGGCCTTCGCCCGCGAGGGCCTGCAGCCCGACGTGGTGCTTACCGCCATGGATGCGGACGTGATCAAGACCTATGTGGAACTGGACATGGGCGTGGGCATCGTCGCCTCCATCGCACTGGACCCGGAGCGCGACCGGCACCTGCGCATGATCGATGCGCGCCATCTCTTCGAAGTCAACCTCACCCGCCTGGGGCTGCGGCGCGGCAGCTGGCTGCGCGGCTATGCCTACCGGTTCATCGAGGCCTTCGTGCCCACGCTCACGCGCGAGGCTGTGGACGAGGCGCTGTGCGCCGAGCGCTGA
- a CDS encoding c-type cytochrome, with protein MPPPSDAFPTAVRATGAARSLAAAALCLATALPALAGADAGDLVRDHGCMRCHAMVRTYVGPGFAEISERYRSDRNAETYLAGKIRNGGAGEWGRALMPRHPRIGEDEARSLARWILAQRKG; from the coding sequence ATGCCACCGCCATCCGACGCCTTCCCCACCGCCGTACGGGCCACAGGGGCCGCACGGTCCCTGGCCGCAGCCGCACTCTGCCTGGCGACGGCCCTGCCAGCGTTGGCAGGGGCGGATGCCGGCGACCTCGTGCGCGATCACGGCTGCATGCGCTGCCATGCCATGGTCCGCACCTATGTGGGCCCCGGGTTCGCGGAGATCTCCGAACGCTACCGCTCCGACAGGAATGCCGAAACCTACCTTGCCGGCAAGATCCGCAACGGCGGAGCGGGCGAATGGGGCCGCGCGCTCATGCCGCGGCACCCGCGCATCGGCGAAGACGAGGCACGGTCCCTGGCCCGCTGGATCCTCGCCCAGCGCAAGGGCTAG